One Bacillus solimangrovi DNA segment encodes these proteins:
- the argH gene encoding argininosuccinate lyase, with protein sequence MKKLWGGRFQKTAEEWVDEFNASIPFDQALVEEDIEGSLAHVTMLAKCGILSNEEAELIKDGLLILMEKAKKGDLEYSVAYEDIHLNLEKMLIDEIGPVGGKLHTGRSRNDQVATDMHLYLRKQVQEIQEELEVLQRVLIDKAEQHVETILPGYTHLQRAQPVSFAHHLMAYFWMFQRDRERMIDSYKRINISPLGAGALAGTTFPIDREYSAELLGFEAVYQNSMDAVSDRDFIIEFLSNSSMIMMHMSRFCEELILWSSEEFKFIEMDDAFSTGSSIMPQKKNPDMAELIRGKTGRVYGSLFGLLTVMKGTPLSYNKDMQEDKEGMFDAVNTVKGSLKIFAGMIETMKIHTDSMEKAVRSDFSNATELADYLASKGMPFREAHEVVGKLVYTCIQKHIYLLDLPFEEYKSGSELFEEDVYDVLEPQIVVQRRESLGGTGFAQVKKAIIEARKTLV encoded by the coding sequence GTGAAGAAATTATGGGGTGGACGATTTCAAAAAACGGCTGAAGAATGGGTCGATGAGTTCAATGCGTCGATCCCGTTTGACCAAGCGTTAGTTGAAGAGGATATTGAGGGTAGCCTAGCACATGTTACGATGCTTGCTAAGTGTGGAATTCTTTCAAATGAAGAAGCAGAGCTAATTAAGGACGGACTTCTTATACTAATGGAAAAAGCAAAAAAAGGAGATCTTGAATATTCTGTTGCATATGAAGATATCCATTTGAACCTTGAAAAGATGCTAATTGATGAAATAGGTCCAGTAGGTGGTAAACTGCATACAGGAAGAAGTCGAAATGATCAAGTAGCAACAGATATGCACTTATATTTACGAAAACAAGTGCAAGAAATTCAAGAAGAACTTGAAGTGTTACAACGAGTGTTAATAGATAAAGCAGAGCAACATGTTGAAACAATTCTTCCAGGTTATACACATTTACAAAGAGCACAACCTGTATCGTTTGCACATCATTTAATGGCTTATTTTTGGATGTTTCAACGTGATCGTGAGCGAATGATAGATTCTTATAAACGTATAAATATCTCTCCTCTCGGTGCTGGTGCTTTAGCAGGAACAACATTCCCAATCGACAGAGAGTATAGTGCTGAATTATTAGGATTTGAAGCAGTCTATCAAAATAGTATGGATGCAGTAAGTGATAGAGATTTCATTATCGAATTTCTTTCTAATTCTTCAATGATTATGATGCATATGTCACGCTTTTGTGAAGAGTTAATCTTATGGTCAAGTGAAGAGTTTAAGTTCATTGAAATGGATGATGCTTTCTCAACTGGAAGTAGCATCATGCCACAAAAAAAGAACCCTGATATGGCGGAGCTAATTCGTGGTAAGACAGGGAGAGTTTATGGCAGCTTATTCGGTTTATTAACAGTAATGAAAGGTACACCGTTATCATACAACAAAGATATGCAAGAGGATAAAGAGGGAATGTTTGATGCTGTTAATACTGTGAAAGGTTCGTTAAAAATATTCGCAGGTATGATAGAGACGATGAAAATTCATACTGATTCAATGGAAAAAGCTGTCCGTAGTGACTTTTCGAATGCGACAGAACTTGCTGATTATCTAGCATCGAAGGGGATGCCGTTCAGAGAAGCACATGAAGTGGTAGGAAAACTTGTTTATACGTGCATTCAAAAACATATATACTTACTTGATCTTCCGTTTGAAGAATATAAGTCTGGATCGGAATTATTCGAAGAAGATGTCTATGATGTGTTAGAACCTCAAATCGTTGTGCAACGCCGAGAGAGCTTGGGTGGAACTGGTTTTGCTCAAGTGAAAAAAGCGATTATAGAAGCACGGAAAACATTGGTGTAA
- a CDS encoding DUF350 domain-containing protein, producing the protein MEPFLLTIYYFLAAVAIIVVGLFVFELITTKYKDWQEVEEGNYAVALSIGGKIIGISIILMFSIYTNYSIIDTLIWGAIGIVLQMVAYLLFEFLTRRFSVEEQLKQRNIAVGIISFCVSVGLAFVIGASIT; encoded by the coding sequence ATGGAACCATTTTTATTAACGATTTATTACTTTCTAGCAGCTGTGGCAATTATAGTTGTTGGATTGTTTGTTTTTGAACTAATTACGACAAAATATAAGGATTGGCAAGAGGTAGAAGAAGGAAATTATGCTGTAGCCCTATCAATCGGCGGGAAAATTATAGGGATTAGTATTATTTTAATGTTCTCGATATATACAAATTATTCAATTATAGATACGTTAATTTGGGGAGCGATTGGAATTGTATTACAGATGGTCGCTTACTTATTATTTGAATTTTTAACAAGGCGCTTTTCAGTAGAGGAGCAATTAAAACAACGTAATATTGCAGTTGGTATTATAAGCTTTTGTGTATCTGTTGGATTAGCATTTGTAATTGGAGCGTCAATTACATAA
- a CDS encoding DHH family phosphoesterase, translating to MKQDILNEIKKFDTIIIHRHVRPDPDALGSQGGLGEIIKASFPDKNVYLTGEEEEGLTFLVRMDEVSDDMYNGALVIVCDTANQERISDSRYNKGERLIKIDHHPNRDVYGDLVWVDTDASATSELIYEFYEFGKEQGLVLTEQAARLLFAGIVGDTGRFLFPSTNINTFKYASELVKKGINFSELYTDMYKMSPSIARLNGFILQNFSVTDEGVAAVSLTKELLAEYNLTANETSKTVGVLGNIDGVLAWVFFVEEDDQIRVRLRSRGPIINTVAQKYNGGGHPLASGATIYEWSEAENVIADLDKACAEFNNN from the coding sequence ATGAAACAAGACATTCTGAATGAAATTAAAAAGTTCGATACAATTATCATACATCGTCATGTTCGCCCTGATCCAGATGCATTAGGGTCTCAAGGTGGGCTAGGTGAAATCATTAAAGCATCGTTCCCAGATAAGAATGTCTATTTAACTGGTGAAGAAGAGGAAGGGTTAACTTTCTTAGTACGTATGGATGAAGTTTCTGATGATATGTATAACGGTGCATTAGTTATCGTTTGCGATACAGCCAACCAAGAAAGAATCAGTGATTCTCGTTATAATAAAGGAGAACGATTAATAAAAATCGATCATCACCCGAATCGTGATGTTTATGGTGACCTCGTTTGGGTAGATACGGACGCTAGTGCAACGTCTGAACTTATTTACGAGTTCTATGAATTCGGTAAAGAACAAGGTCTTGTACTTACAGAACAAGCAGCACGTCTATTATTTGCTGGAATTGTTGGTGATACAGGTCGATTCCTGTTCCCAAGCACGAATATTAACACATTCAAGTATGCATCTGAATTAGTTAAAAAAGGGATCAATTTCTCAGAGTTATATACTGATATGTATAAAATGAGCCCTAGTATCGCACGATTAAATGGTTTTATTCTTCAAAACTTCTCTGTAACAGATGAAGGAGTTGCTGCTGTAAGTTTAACGAAAGAATTACTTGCGGAATATAACCTTACAGCAAATGAAACTTCTAAAACAGTTGGTGTTTTAGGGAATATTGACGGAGTGTTAGCTTGGGTATTCTTTGTAGAAGAAGATGATCAAATTCGTGTGCGTCTTCGTTCTAGAGGACCGATTATCAATACTGTTGCACAAAAATATAACGGTGGTGGTCATCCACTTGCATCGGGTGCTACGATTTATGAATGGTCTGAAGCTGAAAATGTTATTGCAGATTTAGACAAAGCATGTGCTGAATTTAATAATAACTAA
- a CDS encoding polyamine aminopropyltransferase, which translates to MMTRAAERNTRAIYWASGIVSICGIIFEVLFGALGSYILGDGVKQYTLTISLFLTGMGIGASISEKVMKKLILAFVLIEFSVALIGGFSSFLLFSITAYLAPGTDAFFLYLVTLLIGGLTGLELPILIRKANEIGVELNRSTARVLFSDYAGGLIGGLLFVFLLRPKFGLVKTAFLVAIINAVVAVWVLWLFQKEIQQFKRYFIVGIAIIILLFAGLMFGEKIAFTFEQKLYRDPIIHSEETAYQHIIVTKRNDDVRLFLNGSLQFSSTDEYRYHEMIVHPPMTLASDRENILILGGGDGLATRELLKYEDVKQITMVDLDPRVVELAKTHPDIVKLNEGVFEDKRLNVIHQDAFQFMEQSDEWFDVILVDLPDPNNESLNKLYTVEFYSLLRNHLKPGGKIMIQSTSPVFATKVYWTIDRTVKETGLYTENFHVDIPSFGNWGFIMASREEIDLNKFQLEVETKFLTEEMLLALTYFGKDEDGTFYDSKGRQIELQPNTLIRPNLIEKYSESWSHY; encoded by the coding sequence ATGATGACAAGAGCAGCAGAACGGAATACTAGAGCAATATATTGGGCCTCAGGTATCGTTTCCATTTGTGGAATTATATTTGAGGTGCTGTTTGGTGCATTAGGGTCATATATACTTGGCGATGGTGTGAAACAATACACGCTAACAATTTCATTATTTTTAACAGGCATGGGAATTGGAGCTTCAATTAGTGAGAAGGTAATGAAAAAATTAATTCTCGCTTTTGTACTTATTGAGTTTTCGGTAGCTTTAATTGGGGGATTCTCAAGTTTCCTTCTCTTTTCAATTACAGCGTACTTAGCACCGGGTACAGATGCATTTTTCTTATATTTAGTTACATTATTAATAGGTGGATTAACAGGACTTGAGTTACCAATATTAATTCGAAAGGCAAATGAAATAGGTGTTGAGTTAAATCGGAGTACAGCACGTGTATTGTTTTCTGATTATGCTGGCGGATTAATTGGCGGATTATTATTTGTTTTCTTGTTACGACCAAAGTTTGGATTAGTGAAAACAGCATTTCTTGTCGCAATTATTAATGCTGTTGTGGCTGTATGGGTTCTATGGTTGTTTCAGAAAGAAATTCAGCAATTTAAACGTTATTTTATTGTCGGTATAGCAATTATTATTTTATTGTTTGCAGGTTTAATGTTTGGGGAAAAAATTGCTTTTACATTTGAACAAAAGCTCTACCGAGACCCCATAATTCATTCAGAGGAAACAGCTTATCAACATATAATCGTAACGAAAAGAAACGATGATGTACGGTTATTCTTAAATGGGTCACTTCAATTTAGTTCAACAGATGAATATCGTTATCACGAAATGATCGTCCATCCGCCAATGACGTTGGCATCTGATCGAGAAAACATACTTATATTAGGAGGAGGAGATGGGTTAGCCACAAGAGAATTATTAAAGTATGAAGATGTAAAACAAATTACAATGGTTGACCTTGATCCTCGTGTTGTTGAACTTGCAAAAACACATCCTGATATCGTTAAGTTAAATGAAGGTGTGTTTGAAGATAAACGATTAAATGTTATTCATCAAGATGCTTTTCAATTTATGGAACAATCAGATGAATGGTTTGATGTGATTCTTGTTGATTTACCTGATCCAAATAATGAATCATTAAATAAGTTATATACGGTTGAATTTTATTCGTTACTTCGTAATCATTTAAAGCCAGGTGGTAAAATAATGATTCAGTCAACAAGCCCTGTCTTTGCTACAAAAGTATATTGGACCATAGATCGAACAGTAAAGGAAACGGGATTATATACAGAAAATTTCCATGTGGACATTCCGAGTTTTGGAAATTGGGGTTTTATTATGGCTTCTAGGGAAGAAATTGATTTAAACAAATTCCAACTAGAGGTTGAAACTAAGTTTTTAACAGAGGAGATGTTATTAGCTCTAACTTATTTTGGGAAAGATGAAGATGGTACGTTTTATGATAGCAAAGGTAGGCAGATCGAATTACAACCAAATACACTTATACGCCCTAACCTTATTGAAAAATATAGTGAGTCATGGAGTCATTATTAA
- a CDS encoding CBS domain-containing protein: MATKHEQILQHIENLEVGNKISVRQIAKELLVSEGTAYRAIKDAENKGMVSTIERVGTIRIEQKKKENFEKLTYAEVVNIVDGQVLGGREGLHKTLNKFVIGAMKLEAMMRYTGAGNLLIIGNRTKAHEKALEAGAAVLITGGFDTEENVKLLADEFQLPIISTSYDTFTVATMINRAIYDQLIKKEIVFVEDILTSIERTFFIETSDNVGKWFELNDETKHSRYPVVDDSLKIQGMVTAKDVIGVDRNLSIEKVMTKNPMTVNAKTSVANCAHMMVWEGIEVLPVIDDHHRLQGIISRQDVLKALQMIQRQPQVGETIDDLITNQFMNTTEAGGSTYRCEVTPQMTNHLGTISYGVFTTLVTEASSRIMRNHKKGDLVVENITVYFIKPVQLESILEIVPKVLEVGRKFGKVDVEVYNEGKLVGKALLMAQLIDR; this comes from the coding sequence TTGGCTACAAAACATGAGCAGATCTTACAGCATATCGAAAACTTAGAAGTGGGTAATAAAATCTCTGTTCGACAAATTGCGAAAGAGCTACTGGTAAGTGAAGGGACTGCTTATCGTGCGATTAAAGATGCTGAAAATAAAGGGATGGTTAGTACGATTGAACGTGTAGGAACCATCCGAATTGAACAGAAAAAGAAAGAAAATTTCGAAAAGCTTACATATGCAGAGGTTGTAAACATTGTTGATGGTCAAGTCTTAGGTGGTCGAGAAGGGCTTCATAAAACATTAAACAAATTTGTAATCGGTGCGATGAAACTAGAAGCGATGATGCGTTATACAGGAGCAGGAAATTTACTTATTATTGGTAATCGGACGAAAGCTCATGAGAAGGCATTAGAAGCTGGAGCGGCAGTACTTATTACAGGTGGATTCGATACAGAAGAAAATGTAAAATTATTAGCAGATGAATTTCAATTACCAATCATCTCAACAAGTTATGACACATTTACTGTAGCTACTATGATTAACCGTGCTATCTATGATCAATTGATTAAGAAAGAAATTGTTTTTGTAGAAGATATTTTAACTTCAATTGAACGAACGTTTTTTATCGAAACAAGTGATAATGTCGGCAAATGGTTTGAGTTAAACGATGAAACGAAGCATAGTCGTTATCCAGTAGTAGACGATTCTTTGAAAATTCAAGGAATGGTCACTGCTAAAGATGTCATAGGGGTGGATCGTAACCTTTCAATTGAAAAAGTAATGACGAAAAATCCGATGACGGTTAATGCTAAGACGTCAGTAGCAAACTGTGCACATATGATGGTATGGGAAGGGATTGAAGTTCTTCCTGTTATTGATGATCATCATAGGTTGCAAGGGATTATTAGTCGACAAGATGTTTTAAAAGCACTACAAATGATTCAACGTCAACCACAAGTAGGTGAAACAATTGACGACTTAATTACGAATCAGTTTATGAATACGACAGAGGCTGGCGGTTCAACCTATCGTTGTGAAGTTACACCTCAAATGACTAATCACCTTGGAACAATTTCTTATGGAGTGTTTACGACGCTTGTAACAGAAGCGAGCAGTCGGATAATGAGAAATCATAAGAAAGGCGACCTCGTTGTTGAGAATATCACTGTTTACTTTATTAAACCTGTCCAATTAGAAAGTATCTTAGAAATTGTACCGAAAGTGCTTGAAGTTGGTCGTAAGTTCGGAAAGGTTGATGTAGAAGTATATAACGAAGGTAAGCTTGTTGGGAAAGCGTTATTGATGGCGCAATTAATTGATCGCTAG
- a CDS encoding PspA/IM30 family protein, with protein MFQLFKRVKTVVGSELNALIDKAEDPVKMLEQYMREMEADIRDAETAIAKQIANEKMLEKKLKDAKALVEKREAQALKALEAGDEGLARRALEDKKSHQANVEQLDGAYTRAREDAQHLRKKLDEMKSEYQQMKLKKDSLKARAESAKTRTKMNRTMSSIGSEESRRGFERMEEKVMQYEAEAETSEDLRSSNRSLDDEFEALETNDVDDELAELKKKLGK; from the coding sequence ATGTTTCAATTATTTAAACGTGTAAAAACTGTTGTAGGTTCTGAGCTGAATGCCTTAATCGATAAGGCTGAAGATCCAGTGAAAATGCTTGAACAATATATGCGTGAAATGGAAGCCGATATTCGCGATGCTGAGACAGCTATTGCTAAGCAAATTGCAAATGAAAAGATGTTAGAGAAGAAGTTAAAAGATGCAAAAGCACTTGTTGAAAAACGAGAAGCACAAGCATTAAAAGCGCTTGAAGCTGGGGATGAAGGTTTAGCACGTCGTGCATTAGAAGATAAAAAAAGTCATCAAGCAAACGTCGAACAATTAGATGGGGCATACACAAGAGCACGTGAAGATGCACAGCATTTACGGAAAAAACTTGATGAGATGAAATCTGAATATCAACAAATGAAGTTAAAGAAAGATTCATTAAAAGCACGAGCAGAGTCAGCCAAAACACGTACGAAAATGAATCGTACAATGTCTAGTATTGGAAGTGAAGAATCTCGCCGTGGTTTTGAAAGAATGGAAGAGAAAGTGATGCAGTACGAAGCTGAAGCTGAAACAAGTGAAGACCTACGTAGTTCAAATCGTTCTTTAGACGATGAATTTGAGGCATTAGAAACGAATGATGTCGATGATGAACTTGCTGAGTTGAAGAAAAAACTGGGGAAATAA
- a CDS encoding YtpI family protein, whose product MLVFGSLSIIALIMYLFYKTKFFRSRRPYEKQWYSAKSSISLGAFVFLFGLNQIIGWSITIELVVGVLFILIGGLHAYFNFKRKNYYFPLAVEEAEKANLQND is encoded by the coding sequence GTGTTAGTGTTCGGCTCATTATCAATAATTGCGCTAATCATGTATTTATTCTATAAAACAAAATTTTTCCGCTCAAGACGACCTTACGAAAAACAATGGTATTCTGCAAAATCAAGTATTTCATTAGGTGCATTTGTTTTTCTATTCGGATTGAATCAAATCATCGGATGGAGTATTACCATCGAACTTGTTGTAGGCGTTCTTTTTATCCTCATTGGAGGATTACACGCATATTTTAATTTCAAAAGAAAGAATTATTATTTTCCACTCGCTGTTGAGGAAGCTGAAAAAGCAAACCTTCAGAATGATTAA
- a CDS encoding DUF4247 domain-containing protein yields the protein MLRGIGGTFVVILLLIVSACGTNNEVSQFEEPEIVLEEPKQTEQKPTEPIKQQDEENSQEQVEQPVEEQVKSYDNVQDFIIDNYEYVETINSSTNSGDISSVYRANAKSLIQVSNDIVNQFLPRDLSDIHDGKQVIIYDNPQYFVVLTEDGEGTNIELAEYGFVRDNFSPDFFDGLLLLWVLDEVLDVDDWGKKQRNRCYEGYGDCYHGYGGTGGSVRSKGSVSSKGSTSKPDFRGYSSSVRGGGPGSGK from the coding sequence ATGCTAAGAGGAATAGGAGGGACTTTTGTAGTTATACTCTTATTAATTGTAAGTGCTTGTGGTACAAATAATGAAGTGAGTCAATTTGAAGAACCAGAAATAGTGTTAGAAGAACCAAAACAAACAGAACAAAAACCGACTGAACCAATAAAACAGCAAGATGAAGAAAATTCACAAGAACAAGTTGAACAACCTGTAGAAGAACAAGTGAAGAGTTATGACAATGTTCAAGACTTTATAATAGACAATTATGAGTATGTAGAGACGATAAATAGTAGTACGAACAGTGGGGATATTTCAAGTGTATATCGTGCAAATGCAAAATCACTAATACAAGTGTCGAATGATATAGTAAATCAATTTCTCCCTCGTGATTTAAGCGATATTCATGATGGGAAACAAGTCATTATTTATGATAATCCACAATATTTTGTTGTGCTTACAGAAGACGGTGAAGGTACTAATATAGAACTTGCAGAATATGGGTTTGTCCGAGATAATTTCTCACCTGATTTTTTCGATGGTTTACTCCTATTATGGGTACTTGATGAAGTATTAGATGTTGATGATTGGGGCAAAAAGCAAAGGAATCGTTGTTATGAAGGTTATGGAGATTGCTATCATGGATATGGAGGAACTGGAGGTAGTGTAAGATCTAAAGGTAGTGTAAGTTCTAAAGGGTCTACAAGTAAGCCTGATTTCCGAGGGTATTCTTCATCAGTGCGTGGCGGTGGACCAGGATCTGGGAAATGA
- a CDS encoding DUF4178 domain-containing protein, which yields MKRVFKKMQKEPEIEERTVFNMKVGDIVTYDLMDYQVVGKLSYNDHGFQWHAYQLEGTDESIWLSVEMDDELELGIYRTANLNLTEPIPDKIEYNERTYHLDEKGIANVRGEGRGKNVSGMNVRYFDLADNQDENFLSIEIWGSEIEVSEGFEIDSFEIKILAGS from the coding sequence ATGAAAAGAGTGTTCAAAAAGATGCAAAAAGAACCAGAAATAGAAGAACGAACGGTTTTTAATATGAAGGTTGGAGACATCGTCACATATGATTTGATGGATTATCAAGTTGTTGGAAAGCTTTCCTATAACGATCATGGATTTCAATGGCATGCTTATCAACTTGAGGGGACAGATGAATCAATTTGGTTAAGTGTAGAAATGGATGATGAATTAGAGTTAGGAATATATCGAACTGCTAACTTGAATCTTACAGAGCCAATTCCTGATAAAATTGAATATAATGAGCGTACTTATCATTTGGATGAGAAAGGAATAGCAAATGTTCGTGGTGAAGGTAGAGGAAAAAATGTTAGTGGAATGAATGTCCGTTACTTTGATTTAGCTGATAATCAAGATGAAAACTTTTTATCAATTGAAATATGGGGTTCAGAGATTGAAGTTAGTGAAGGATTTGAAATTGACTCATTTGAAATCAAAATACTTGCAGGAAGTTAA
- a CDS encoding metal-dependent hydrolase translates to MLLSYHGHSVVQIETKGTKILIDPFINGNALCDLDASNVKCDVILLTHGHNDHVGDTVEIAKRNDALVIATFELANYLGAKGVKTHPMHIGGSHEFKFGKVKFTQAFHGSSYTEEDGQIIYTGMPAGILFFAEGKTIYHAGDTALFSDMKMYGELYNIDVAFLPIGDNFTMGHDDAVLAATWINSKEVIPIHYNTFPVIEQDPHQFVSALASSEGKVMNPGDSFNL, encoded by the coding sequence TTGCTACTTTCTTATCATGGACATTCAGTGGTACAAATTGAAACTAAAGGTACAAAAATCTTAATTGATCCATTTATAAACGGAAATGCACTATGTGATCTAGATGCAAGTAATGTAAAATGCGATGTAATATTATTAACACATGGTCATAATGATCATGTAGGAGATACTGTGGAGATTGCTAAACGAAATGATGCATTAGTGATTGCGACATTTGAATTAGCCAATTATTTGGGAGCAAAAGGTGTGAAAACACATCCAATGCATATAGGTGGTTCACATGAATTTAAGTTTGGAAAAGTGAAGTTTACACAAGCGTTCCACGGATCAAGTTATACAGAAGAAGATGGACAAATCATTTATACAGGTATGCCAGCGGGGATTCTATTTTTTGCTGAAGGTAAAACGATATATCATGCTGGAGATACAGCTTTATTCTCTGATATGAAGATGTATGGTGAATTGTACAACATTGATGTTGCGTTCTTACCAATTGGAGATAATTTCACGATGGGACATGATGATGCAGTTCTTGCAGCAACATGGATAAATTCTAAAGAAGTAATACCGATCCACTACAATACTTTCCCAGTTATAGAACAAGATCCACATCAATTTGTAAGTGCATTAGCTAGTAGTGAAGGGAAAGTGATGAATCCAGGGGATTCATTCAATTTATAA
- a CDS encoding argininosuccinate synthase, whose protein sequence is MTVKEKVVLAYSGGLDTSVAIKWLEQQGYDVIAVCLDVGEGKDLDFIKEKALTVGAIKSVVIDAKKEFAESFVLPALQANTMYENKYPLVSALSRPLIAKKLVEVAEQEGAVAVAHGCTGKGNDQVRFEVSFSALNPKLDVIAPVREWSWSREEEIEYAKKHNIPVPVKLDSPYSIDQNLWGRANECGILEDPWATPPEDAYDLTNSIEDAPDEADVIEIEFVEGKPVSLNEQTFELHELVQHLNELAGKHGVGRIDHVENRLVGIKSREVYECPAAITLIKAHKELEDLTLPRETAHFKPVIEMKFEEVIYNGLWFSPLNDALYAFLKETQKSVTGKVRVKLFKGHAIVEGRQSDYSLYNEKLATYTSDDEFDHNAAVGFTKLWGLPTQVHSMVNGKKKVTV, encoded by the coding sequence ATGACGGTAAAAGAAAAAGTAGTTTTAGCATATTCAGGTGGATTAGACACATCGGTAGCAATTAAGTGGTTGGAGCAACAAGGATATGATGTTATTGCAGTTTGTTTAGATGTTGGTGAAGGGAAGGACTTAGATTTTATTAAAGAAAAAGCTCTAACGGTTGGAGCGATTAAATCTGTTGTCATCGATGCGAAAAAAGAATTTGCAGAAAGCTTCGTTCTTCCTGCGTTACAAGCAAATACGATGTATGAAAATAAGTATCCGTTAGTTTCAGCATTGTCTCGTCCATTAATCGCTAAGAAATTAGTTGAAGTAGCGGAGCAAGAAGGCGCAGTTGCAGTTGCTCATGGTTGTACTGGGAAAGGAAATGATCAAGTTCGTTTTGAGGTTTCTTTCTCTGCTTTGAATCCAAAATTAGATGTAATTGCTCCTGTGCGTGAGTGGAGTTGGTCACGTGAAGAAGAGATTGAATATGCGAAGAAACATAATATTCCTGTTCCAGTTAAGCTAGACAGTCCATATTCTATTGATCAAAATCTTTGGGGACGTGCCAACGAATGTGGCATTCTTGAAGATCCGTGGGCAACCCCACCGGAAGATGCATATGACTTAACAAATTCAATTGAAGATGCTCCAGATGAAGCAGATGTAATAGAAATAGAGTTTGTAGAAGGTAAGCCAGTTTCATTAAATGAGCAAACATTTGAACTTCATGAATTAGTTCAACATTTGAATGAACTTGCAGGAAAACATGGTGTGGGACGTATTGATCACGTTGAAAATCGTCTAGTTGGTATCAAGTCTCGTGAAGTGTATGAATGTCCAGCTGCAATCACGTTAATTAAGGCACATAAAGAACTTGAAGATTTGACTCTACCTCGTGAAACAGCACACTTTAAGCCTGTAATTGAAATGAAATTTGAAGAGGTAATCTATAATGGTTTGTGGTTTTCTCCTCTAAATGATGCACTATATGCATTTTTGAAAGAAACTCAAAAAAGTGTAACAGGAAAAGTACGTGTTAAGTTGTTCAAAGGTCATGCAATTGTAGAAGGGCGTCAATCTGATTATTCACTTTATAATGAGAAATTAGCGACGTATACATCTGATGATGAATTCGATCATAATGCAGCAGTAGGGTTTACAAAGCTATGGGGACTTCCAACACAAGTGCATAGCATGGTGAATGGGAAGAAGAAGGTGACAGTGTGA
- a CDS encoding universal stress protein: protein MSLRYSNVLVAVDGSKEAERAFNKSVSIAKRNDANLIIGHIVDTKTYATVEAYDGTIVERAERYAEEFLEEYKTEAIDSGIKNVKTVIEFGSPKVRISRELAPKHEVDLIICGAQGLNAVERFFLGSVSEHITRYAKCDVLIVRNEAEAEAE, encoded by the coding sequence ATGAGCTTACGTTATTCTAATGTTTTAGTTGCGGTTGATGGATCAAAAGAAGCTGAAAGAGCATTTAATAAATCTGTTAGTATTGCTAAACGAAATGATGCAAACTTAATCATCGGTCATATTGTTGATACAAAAACATATGCAACAGTTGAAGCATACGATGGTACTATTGTTGAACGAGCTGAAAGATATGCAGAAGAGTTTCTCGAAGAGTACAAAACAGAAGCAATTGACAGCGGTATCAAAAATGTAAAAACCGTGATCGAATTTGGCTCTCCAAAGGTTAGAATTTCTAGAGAGCTTGCTCCAAAGCATGAAGTCGACCTAATTATTTGTGGTGCACAAGGTCTAAATGCTGTTGAACGATTCTTTCTCGGTAGTGTTTCCGAGCACATCACACGATATGCAAAATGTGATGTTTTAATTGTCCGTAATGAAGCTGAAGCTGAGGCTGAATAG